The Wolbachia endosymbiont of Ctenocephalides felis wCfeT genomic interval TGGTTGGGAGGGAGTTGGTTTATGCTCTTATTTGCTTATAGGATTTTGGTTCCAAAAGTATTCTGCTAACAATGCAGCAATCAAAGCATTCGTTGTCAATAGAGTAGGAGATTTTGCATTATTAATTGGAATGTTTCTTATCTATCATACGTTTCACTCTTTAGAGTTCACTGAAATATTTGGCACGGCTGATATTCTTGGTGCTGGAAGCATTAAAGTATTCTGCTGCAAGTTTAAGACAATTCATATAATATGCATATTACTCTTTATTGGCTGTATGGGGAAGTCCGCTCAACTTGGTTTGCATGTTTGGCTGCCAGATGCAATGGAAGGACCAACCCCTGTGTCTGCGTTAATTCATGCAGCAACAATGGTAACTGCAGGCATATTTTTAATAGCTAAGTGCTCTCCATTATTTGAGCTATCAAATGTAGCGCGAGAGTTGATAATTATCATAGGTGCACTTACTGCTTTTTTTGCTGCTACTGTTGCAATGAACCAGGATGATATAAAGAAAATAATTGCTTATTCAACCTGTAGCCAACTCGGTTACATGTTTATGGCATGTGGAATTTCTGCTTACAATGTTGCTATTTTTCATTTGATGACACACGCTTTCTTTAAAGCTTTACTATTTCTTGGCGCAGGTAACATAATTCATGCTATGCATCATGAACAAAATATTCAAAAAATGGGAAATTGCTGGGAAAAAATCCCTTACACTTATGTTATTATGTGGATTGGATCGCTTGCACTGTCAGGAATTTTCCCATTTGCAGGTTTTTATTCAAAAGATCTGATAATTGAGCATGCTTATAGTGCAAATAGTTTTGCATTTGTGATCAGTTTGATTGTTGCATTTTTTACAGCACTTTATTCATGGAGATTGCTTCTTTTAGTGTTTCATGGCGAAAAGCAAAACAACCTAGAAATACATAGAGCACCAAGAATTATGCTTATGCCAAT includes:
- the nuoL gene encoding NADH-quinone oxidoreductase subunit L, encoding MEFILKLMVFLPLFGSLFAGFIRRDTFSQLITTISIGVSTILSWYTFITLSESYHVVLFPLFSLSVLKVNWAINIDALSSLMLIVITTVSLVVHLYSIGYMKDDEGKARFFSYLSSFTFCMIMLVVSDNFVQLFFGWEGVGLCSYLLIGFWFQKYSANNAAIKAFVVNRVGDFALLIGMFLIYHTFHSLEFTEIFGTADILGAGSIKVFCCKFKTIHIICILLFIGCMGKSAQLGLHVWLPDAMEGPTPVSALIHAATMVTAGIFLIAKCSPLFELSNVARELIIIIGALTAFFAATVAMNQDDIKKIIAYSTCSQLGYMFMACGISAYNVAIFHLMTHAFFKALLFLGAGNIIHAMHHEQNIQKMGNCWEKIPYTYVIMWIGSLALSGIFPFAGFYSKDLIIEHAYSANSFAFVISLIVAFFTALYSWRLLLLVFHGEKQNNLEIHRAPRIMLMPILILALGSVFSGIWGANILNITDNMFWKSSVVVVDGHVSHNLLLTILPTLVSFSGIALAYLIYHYRIVKQIKSKFLLKFLENKWYFDEIYEFAIITPVKFISRLLRKFDVRVLDSFGPNGMVRLVDECSKSSIRLQTGYIFDYALVMFVTLIIGALYIVMK